In Bacillus toyonensis BCT-7112, a single window of DNA contains:
- a CDS encoding HAMP domain-containing histidine kinase, translated as MQVKSYLIDRFALLLSYVVSLCLFGLVLQLQSLLEKRSIDWSTWLYGLLLGTVVFTVYLIYDYRKRSVFLKRIEKYVADGNTLHDSLLIDTSYTTEQEMIVESFTLLRQQYMNEVHKQHAKEQQQMIFMNQWIHQMKTPVSVIELLLQKFGKEHREARATVESIREENNRILNGLDLALHMARLEQFAKDYKVEVVNVIDIIRGIINENRKSFIQSSVFPKVMFEEDTCMVASDRKWLSIAIGQIVVNAIKYTRISEAEKKEIQFQIEEKDQKVLLHIKDNGIGIPEQDVKRIFDPFFTGINGRKTREATGMGLYITKEICDNLHHGIYVQSAEGEGTTFTFQFAKDEEYHTLMRKMTKL; from the coding sequence ATGCAGGTTAAAAGTTACCTCATAGACCGCTTTGCTTTACTTCTTTCTTATGTTGTAAGTCTTTGTTTATTTGGACTCGTATTGCAGTTGCAAAGTCTTTTAGAAAAAAGATCAATTGATTGGAGTACGTGGTTATACGGACTTTTATTAGGGACAGTTGTGTTTACTGTATACCTCATTTACGATTACCGAAAAAGAAGTGTTTTTTTAAAGAGAATCGAAAAATATGTTGCTGATGGAAATACATTACATGATTCTTTACTTATTGATACTTCGTATACGACAGAACAAGAGATGATCGTTGAATCTTTTACGCTATTAAGACAGCAATATATGAATGAAGTTCATAAACAGCATGCGAAAGAGCAACAGCAAATGATATTTATGAACCAATGGATTCATCAAATGAAGACACCAGTATCTGTTATTGAGTTACTATTACAGAAGTTTGGTAAAGAGCATCGTGAAGCGAGAGCAACAGTTGAAAGTATTCGTGAAGAAAATAACCGTATACTAAATGGTTTAGATTTAGCGTTACATATGGCAAGGTTAGAGCAATTTGCGAAAGATTATAAAGTAGAAGTAGTAAATGTGATAGATATTATTCGAGGTATTATTAATGAAAATCGAAAGTCTTTCATTCAATCGTCTGTATTTCCGAAAGTAATGTTTGAAGAAGATACTTGTATGGTTGCATCTGATAGAAAATGGCTTAGTATTGCTATAGGGCAAATTGTTGTAAATGCAATTAAGTATACGAGAATTTCAGAAGCAGAGAAAAAGGAAATTCAATTTCAAATTGAAGAGAAAGATCAAAAGGTGTTATTACATATTAAAGACAATGGAATCGGTATTCCGGAGCAAGATGTAAAGCGTATATTTGATCCGTTCTTTACGGGGATAAATGGCCGTAAAACGAGAGAAGCGACTGGAATGGGTTTATATATTACGAAGGAAATTTGTGATAATTTACATCACGGTATTTATGTGCAATCGGCTGAAGGGGAAGGGACAACATTTACGTTCCAATTTGCAAAAGATGAAGAATATCATACATTAATGAGAAAAATGACAAAACTGTAA
- a CDS encoding ABC transporter permease, with translation MNIRQLALQNIKGNWRNYKVFFLSSCFAIFASFAYMSVIVHPYMQETMWYQNVRWGLIICNVIVISFFVIFILYSTSIFIEARKKELGLYMLMGATKSNVIGVIMTEQILIGIFANIFGVGLGMIFLKLFFMVFSMLLGLPKELPVIFDVRAIGVTFVTYMVVFIVLSFISALRIWNIKIIRLLKEFRTDKKEKKTSMWLCIFGFICLGIGYALALQATMPTIAFYFFPVSILVFFGTYFSFTHGTAQILEIIKRNKKIMYTYPYLFIVNQLSHRMKENGRFFFLMSMATTFVVTATGTVFLYFSSMQDMWRTGGVHSFSYIEKGISTHEVFEEGAVEKLLNQYGYDDFQYMSFVGVYASFRSNKGETTIAPLIKESEYNQEARKQKKKMYRPKKGTVTLVYYNKYNNSNVYNQKEIQLQVMSQPYSFVFNGQKEGVQFNYHPSYINGLFFVMNDEDFDSIANQVLDSEKMIYRGYTLPNIEKTKKLNEDLRKHMKQDNNNAFRSNMELYVNMKEGGDITLFVGSFISILFFLTSCSIVYFKWFHNIASDRKHYGALSKLGMTKEEVWEISRWQLCMLFFAPIIVGSMHSAVALYTFHNTFFMDGSLGKVGLFILYYIAACIVYFFFAQREYKKHLD, from the coding sequence ATGAACATTCGGCAACTAGCGCTGCAAAATATAAAAGGAAATTGGCGTAATTATAAAGTGTTTTTCTTAAGCAGTTGTTTTGCGATATTTGCGTCTTTTGCATACATGTCTGTCATTGTACATCCGTATATGCAGGAGACGATGTGGTATCAAAACGTACGCTGGGGACTTATTATATGTAATGTTATAGTCATTTCTTTTTTCGTCATATTTATTTTGTACTCTACTTCTATTTTCATAGAGGCACGTAAGAAAGAATTAGGGTTATATATGTTAATGGGAGCGACGAAGTCTAACGTAATAGGAGTGATAATGACCGAGCAAATATTAATCGGGATTTTCGCGAATATTTTCGGGGTTGGGCTTGGTATGATCTTTTTGAAACTCTTTTTTATGGTATTTAGTATGTTACTGGGCCTTCCGAAAGAACTCCCTGTCATATTTGATGTGAGAGCAATTGGGGTAACGTTTGTTACATATATGGTCGTTTTTATTGTCTTATCTTTTATAAGTGCTTTACGCATATGGAATATAAAAATCATTCGGTTATTGAAAGAATTTCGAACAGATAAAAAAGAGAAGAAAACATCAATGTGGCTTTGTATATTCGGTTTTATTTGTTTAGGTATAGGATATGCGTTAGCGTTACAAGCGACGATGCCAACGATAGCATTCTATTTTTTTCCTGTGTCTATACTTGTCTTTTTCGGAACTTATTTTTCTTTTACACACGGAACTGCTCAAATATTAGAAATAATAAAACGAAATAAAAAGATTATGTATACATATCCGTATTTATTTATAGTAAACCAATTGTCACATCGAATGAAAGAAAATGGTCGCTTTTTCTTTCTGATGTCTATGGCAACGACGTTTGTAGTTACGGCAACAGGTACGGTGTTCTTATATTTTTCTAGCATGCAAGATATGTGGCGAACTGGAGGGGTACACTCGTTTTCATACATAGAAAAAGGTATTTCTACTCATGAAGTCTTTGAGGAAGGTGCGGTTGAAAAATTACTGAATCAATACGGGTATGATGATTTTCAATATATGAGTTTTGTTGGAGTGTATGCATCCTTTCGGTCTAATAAAGGAGAAACAACAATAGCACCGCTTATAAAGGAAAGTGAATATAACCAAGAAGCGAGGAAACAAAAAAAGAAAATGTATCGTCCTAAAAAAGGTACAGTGACACTCGTTTATTATAATAAATACAATAATTCGAATGTATATAATCAAAAAGAGATTCAATTGCAAGTAATGAGTCAACCATATTCATTCGTATTTAACGGTCAGAAAGAAGGGGTTCAATTTAACTATCACCCTTCGTACATTAATGGTCTGTTCTTCGTTATGAATGATGAAGATTTTGACAGTATAGCAAATCAGGTTCTCGATTCTGAAAAAATGATATATAGAGGCTACACATTACCAAATATCGAAAAGACGAAGAAATTAAATGAAGATTTACGGAAACATATGAAACAAGATAATAATAATGCGTTTCGAAGTAATATGGAGTTATATGTAAATATGAAAGAAGGCGGCGATATTACTCTATTTGTAGGCTCATTCATTAGTATATTATTCTTTCTTACTTCATGTAGTATCGTATATTTTAAATGGTTTCATAATATTGCATCGGACCGAAAGCATTATGGTGCACTCTCTAAACTTGGAATGACGAAGGAAGAAGTATGGGAAATTTCTCGCTGGCAATTATGTATGCTATTTTTTGCGCCAATTATAGTAGGGAGTATGCATAGTGCAGTTGCGTTATATACGTTTCATAATACTTTCTTTATGGATGGATCATTAGGAAAAGTAGGCTTGTTTATTCTGTATTATATCGCTGCATGCATCGTTTATTTCTTCTTCGCTCAAAGAGAATATAAGAAACATTTAGACTAG
- a CDS encoding ABC transporter permease, with the protein MNFRQLALNNVKGNWRNYKAFLISSCLSIVVFFMYASFIYHPDVVSGNISMREMISKGLESMNYIVVIFSALFILYANSTFLRARKKEFGLLTLIGGTKSQLGRMIILEQLMLGSIAIVVGIGLGMLCSKLFFQALSVILKIDKTLPLVWNSKAVLITAGVYLILFLILSLFSVWTVGRLQIIDLLREARKQKVEPFAFTWLCVVGIGCIIVAYVLSFQVTFMNFVILFLPIVGLTIGGTYLLFTQGSTVVLKALQKRKKSFYTYPNMFVLSNLIYKMKDNARFLFVISIITAVVSSAVGTLYVFFEDMSYKAVTSTPHAISYEEKGIHMHNVIKEGKTKELIKKHGFEEAREVTYVKLPGTQKITMFNSEHEMPMAIVSEKEYNAEVRKQKREQVREVHNAPGSATMVIMDMANDMMKIDRTKPYEIKINGQKQSVQLNEPTSFSVFNDSEYLIVNDQDFEKYAKLVPDEEKTKYYGYYIEDWKSTEDLVLDLKKEIAPDKQEELNNSVLAYKNIRESGAITMFIGFFVAVLFFFFACSMTYFKWFNDKEQDRIQFKSLKRIGMTDKEIRKIAIRQMGVIFFIPILIGAIHSGFALHTLGKMLYIDLWKSGAIVIGTYVIASAIYFMIAQRGYLKHVQS; encoded by the coding sequence ATGAACTTTCGCCAGCTCGCGCTTAATAACGTAAAAGGAAATTGGCGTAATTATAAAGCGTTTCTTATTAGCAGTTGTTTATCGATTGTCGTATTTTTCATGTATGCTTCCTTCATTTATCATCCAGATGTCGTAAGCGGTAATATTAGTATGAGGGAGATGATTTCAAAAGGGTTAGAATCGATGAATTATATTGTAGTCATCTTCTCAGCACTTTTTATTTTATATGCAAATTCAACATTTTTAAGAGCAAGGAAAAAAGAGTTTGGTCTATTAACATTAATAGGCGGAACAAAATCACAACTTGGCCGAATGATTATATTAGAACAGCTTATGTTAGGTAGTATTGCAATTGTAGTAGGTATTGGACTTGGTATGCTTTGTTCAAAATTATTCTTCCAAGCATTAAGCGTAATATTGAAAATAGATAAAACACTTCCACTCGTATGGAATAGTAAAGCGGTTTTGATTACAGCGGGTGTATACTTAATTCTATTTTTAATTCTATCATTGTTTAGCGTTTGGACAGTAGGACGCTTGCAAATTATTGATTTATTAAGAGAAGCAAGAAAACAGAAAGTAGAACCTTTTGCGTTTACATGGTTATGCGTAGTTGGTATAGGATGTATTATTGTTGCATATGTACTTAGCTTCCAAGTAACATTTATGAATTTTGTCATCCTGTTTTTACCGATTGTAGGGCTGACGATAGGCGGAACTTATTTACTATTTACACAAGGTAGTACAGTCGTATTAAAGGCATTACAAAAACGAAAAAAATCTTTTTATACATATCCAAATATGTTCGTACTTAGCAATCTTATTTATAAAATGAAAGATAATGCCCGTTTTCTATTTGTAATTTCTATCATTACGGCGGTTGTATCTTCAGCAGTTGGTACGCTGTACGTATTTTTTGAGGATATGAGTTATAAGGCAGTAACTAGTACCCCGCATGCTATTTCTTATGAGGAAAAGGGAATCCATATGCATAATGTCATAAAAGAGGGAAAAACAAAAGAATTAATAAAAAAACACGGATTTGAAGAAGCGCGAGAAGTAACGTACGTAAAACTTCCTGGAACGCAAAAAATCACAATGTTTAACAGTGAACATGAGATGCCAATGGCGATTGTTTCAGAAAAAGAATATAACGCTGAAGTACGTAAACAAAAGAGAGAGCAAGTTAGAGAAGTTCATAATGCACCAGGTAGTGCAACGATGGTCATAATGGATATGGCGAATGATATGATGAAGATAGATCGTACGAAACCGTATGAAATTAAAATTAACGGACAAAAGCAATCTGTTCAATTAAATGAGCCAACTTCATTTTCTGTTTTTAATGATAGTGAATATCTCATTGTGAATGATCAAGATTTTGAGAAATACGCAAAGCTTGTACCAGATGAAGAAAAGACGAAATATTACGGTTATTATATAGAAGACTGGAAAAGTACGGAAGACCTTGTGTTAGATTTGAAAAAGGAGATTGCACCAGATAAGCAAGAGGAGTTAAATAACTCGGTGCTCGCTTATAAAAATATAAGGGAATCAGGAGCAATTACAATGTTCATCGGTTTCTTCGTAGCGGTACTATTCTTCTTCTTCGCTTGTAGTATGACATACTTTAAATGGTTTAACGATAAAGAACAAGATCGTATTCAATTTAAATCGTTAAAGAGAATCGGTATGACAGATAAAGAAATTCGTAAAATTGCAATTCGTCAAATGGGCGTTATCTTCTTTATCCCAATTTTAATCGGTGCCATTCATAGTGGGTTTGCTCTTCATACGTTAGGGAAAATGCTTTATATTGATTTATGGAAATCAGGTGCGATTGTAATTGGAACATACGTTATAGCTTCTGCGATTTACTTTATGATTGCACAAAGAGGATATTTGAAACACGTGCAAAGCTAG
- the rpmA gene encoding 50S ribosomal protein L27: MLRLDLQFFASKKGVGSTKNGRDSQSKRLGAKRADGQTVSGGSILYRQRGTKIYPGVNVGRGGDDTLYAKVDGVVRFERLGRDRKQVSVYPVAQEA, from the coding sequence ATGTTAAGATTAGATCTTCAGTTTTTCGCATCTAAGAAAGGTGTAGGTAGTACAAAGAACGGTCGTGACTCTCAGTCAAAACGTCTTGGTGCTAAACGCGCAGATGGTCAAACGGTTTCAGGTGGTTCAATTCTTTACCGTCAACGCGGTACAAAAATTTATCCAGGTGTTAACGTTGGTCGTGGTGGCGATGACACTTTATACGCGAAAGTTGACGGCGTAGTACGCTTCGAGCGTCTTGGCCGTGACCGCAAACAAGTGAGCGTATATCCTGTTGCTCAAGAAGCATAA
- a CDS encoding ABC transporter ATP-binding protein — MSVLEVKGLTKVYQSKGSVATTALNDINFKIEEGEFVGIMGPSGSGKTTLLNLLATIDKQTSGHVLVNGEEINQMRAAKLAEFRRTHLGFIFQDFNLLDTLSIKENIILPLVMAKKSVNEIDAKVLEIAKFLNIEGILNKKVYEVSGGQQQRAAAARAIIHEPTLILADEPTGNLDSKSAKSLMSALQDLHEQKKVTIAMVTHDPVAASYCERILFIRDGEIFSEIHKGRTKQAFFQEILDVLAMLGGEYHELSPARA; from the coding sequence ATGAGTGTTCTTGAAGTAAAAGGATTAACGAAGGTGTATCAATCAAAAGGTTCAGTAGCGACGACTGCTTTAAATGATATAAATTTTAAAATAGAAGAAGGCGAATTTGTAGGGATTATGGGTCCTTCAGGAAGCGGAAAAACAACGCTTTTAAATTTATTAGCAACAATTGATAAGCAAACTTCAGGTCATGTGCTTGTAAATGGCGAAGAAATTAATCAAATGCGTGCTGCAAAATTAGCGGAGTTTCGCCGTACACATTTAGGATTCATTTTCCAAGATTTTAACTTACTTGATACGCTATCGATTAAAGAAAATATCATTTTACCACTTGTAATGGCGAAGAAATCTGTAAATGAAATCGATGCAAAAGTGCTTGAGATTGCAAAGTTTTTAAATATCGAAGGCATTTTAAATAAAAAAGTATATGAAGTATCAGGCGGCCAACAACAACGTGCAGCAGCTGCGAGAGCGATTATTCATGAACCGACGTTAATCTTAGCGGATGAGCCAACTGGAAACTTAGATTCTAAGTCGGCAAAATCATTAATGAGCGCGTTGCAAGATTTGCATGAACAAAAGAAAGTAACAATTGCAATGGTAACGCATGATCCAGTAGCGGCGAGTTATTGCGAACGTATTCTTTTCATACGTGATGGAGAGATTTTCTCAGAAATACATAAGGGAAGAACGAAACAAGCCTTTTTCCAAGAAATTTTGGACGTACTTGCGATGCTAGGAGGAGAATATCATGAACTTTCGCCAGCTCGCGCTTAA
- a CDS encoding sporulation initiation phosphotransferase B: protein MNEKWTIIDALRHSRHDWLNRMQMVKGNLSLGKVEEIHRLIDRFVQEARQESNLMGLSMPLFSEWILTYNWKQQPCLLEYEVLGELHNLSHLDETVCTWANQFFSMLQHSLDVYVENYVCITIECDAENARFFFDFRGKLTSVEELQNWLANQNNKWYSISYTVRDEEVSVILQPIEKSVVK, encoded by the coding sequence ATGAATGAAAAATGGACAATTATAGATGCGTTGCGTCATTCAAGACATGATTGGCTCAATCGTATGCAGATGGTTAAAGGAAACCTTTCTCTTGGAAAAGTGGAAGAGATTCATCGGCTCATCGATCGTTTTGTCCAAGAAGCGAGACAAGAATCCAATCTGATGGGGTTATCAATGCCTTTATTTTCAGAGTGGATTTTAACATATAATTGGAAACAGCAGCCGTGCTTATTGGAGTACGAAGTATTAGGAGAATTACATAACTTATCTCACTTAGATGAGACTGTATGTACATGGGCGAATCAATTCTTCTCAATGCTTCAGCATAGTTTAGACGTATATGTTGAAAATTATGTTTGTATCACAATTGAATGTGACGCGGAGAATGCTCGTTTCTTTTTTGATTTTCGTGGTAAGCTAACGAGTGTAGAAGAACTACAGAATTGGCTTGCGAACCAAAACAATAAATGGTATTCCATTTCTTATACAGTACGAGACGAAGAAGTCTCAGTTATATTACAACCAATCGAAAAAAGTGTGGTGAAATAA
- the obgE gene encoding GTPase ObgE, producing the protein MFVDQVKIYVKGGDGGNGMVAYRREKYVPKGGPAGGDGGKGADVVFVVEEGLRTLMDFRYQRHFKADRGQHGMSKGQHGRKSEDLIVKVPPGTIVKDEKTGQILADLVTHEQTAVIARGGRGGRGNSRFATATNPAPEIAENGEPGQERDVILELKVLADVGLVGFPSVGKSTLLSVVSSARPKIAEYHFTTIVPNLGVVETGDNRSFVMADLPGLIEGAHAGVGLGHQFLRHIERTRVIVHVIDMSGLEGREPYEDYVTINNELKEYNMRLTERPQVVVANKMDMPDAEENLQAFKEKVGDEVKIFPISAVTKQGVRDLLFEVANLLETTPEFPMYDVVEESEASVMYKFDAESLKFEITRESDGTFVISGYDIEKTFKMTDFSRDESIRRFARQMRGMGIDEALRARGAKDGDIVKILEYEFEFID; encoded by the coding sequence ATGTTTGTAGATCAGGTCAAGATATATGTAAAAGGCGGCGACGGTGGTAACGGAATGGTTGCGTATCGTCGTGAGAAGTATGTTCCAAAAGGTGGCCCAGCAGGTGGCGACGGTGGTAAAGGCGCAGATGTTGTTTTCGTTGTTGAGGAAGGCTTACGTACATTAATGGACTTCCGTTACCAACGTCATTTCAAAGCTGATCGTGGTCAGCACGGAATGAGTAAAGGTCAGCACGGACGTAAATCTGAAGATTTAATCGTAAAGGTTCCACCAGGAACAATAGTAAAAGATGAAAAAACAGGTCAAATTCTTGCCGATTTAGTAACGCATGAACAAACAGCTGTAATTGCAAGAGGTGGCCGAGGTGGCCGTGGTAACTCGCGTTTCGCAACAGCTACGAATCCAGCACCTGAAATCGCTGAGAACGGAGAACCAGGTCAAGAACGTGATGTCATTCTAGAACTTAAAGTGCTAGCAGACGTTGGACTTGTTGGATTCCCAAGTGTAGGTAAATCTACATTATTATCTGTTGTATCATCAGCGCGTCCGAAAATTGCAGAGTATCACTTTACAACAATCGTTCCTAATCTTGGTGTTGTTGAAACTGGTGATAACCGCAGCTTCGTTATGGCTGACCTTCCTGGACTAATTGAAGGCGCACATGCTGGCGTCGGACTTGGACACCAATTCTTACGTCATATCGAACGTACACGTGTAATTGTACATGTTATTGATATGTCTGGTTTAGAAGGCCGTGAGCCATATGAAGATTATGTCACAATTAATAATGAATTAAAAGAATATAATATGCGTTTAACAGAGCGTCCACAAGTTGTTGTAGCAAACAAAATGGATATGCCGGATGCAGAAGAAAACTTACAAGCATTTAAAGAGAAAGTGGGAGACGAAGTAAAAATCTTCCCAATCTCAGCTGTAACGAAACAAGGTGTTCGTGATTTACTATTTGAAGTAGCGAACTTATTAGAAACAACACCAGAATTCCCAATGTACGATGTTGTTGAAGAGTCTGAAGCAAGTGTAATGTATAAATTTGATGCTGAAAGTCTTAAATTTGAAATTACACGTGAAAGTGACGGCACGTTTGTTATTTCTGGTTATGATATCGAGAAGACATTCAAAATGACTGACTTCTCACGTGATGAATCTATACGTCGTTTCGCTCGCCAAATGCGCGGAATGGGTATTGATGAAGCGCTTCGTGCACGTGGTGCAAAAGACGGAGATATTGTAAAAATTCTTGAATATGAATTTGAATTTATCGATTAA
- a CDS encoding response regulator transcription factor, whose protein sequence is MYKILIVEDDEKIAGILEEHLERYGYQSFRAIDLRHIKDEFVKVNPHLVLLDINLPYFDGFYWCRQIRTVSNAPIIFVSARTGEMDQVMAIENGGDDYITKPFHLDIVMAKVKSALRRGYGEYASAAESDCLGVNGLLLFPSQHVVEWKGQQTELTKNEFYLLECLMKQANQYVTREELLEALWDEVAFVDDNTLTVNVKRVRKKLEELGIKNAIVTKRGYGYALLTEWSEGHAG, encoded by the coding sequence ATGTATAAAATATTAATTGTAGAAGACGATGAGAAAATTGCGGGAATATTAGAGGAGCATTTAGAAAGGTATGGCTATCAATCATTTAGAGCAATTGATTTACGTCATATAAAAGATGAATTCGTAAAAGTGAATCCACATCTCGTATTACTGGATATCAATTTACCATATTTTGATGGTTTCTATTGGTGTCGTCAAATCCGCACTGTATCGAATGCGCCGATTATTTTTGTTTCTGCAAGAACAGGGGAAATGGATCAAGTAATGGCAATTGAAAATGGCGGAGATGATTACATTACAAAGCCATTCCATTTAGATATTGTCATGGCTAAGGTGAAAAGTGCACTTCGACGTGGGTATGGTGAGTATGCTTCTGCGGCAGAAAGTGATTGTTTAGGTGTGAATGGACTTTTGTTATTCCCGTCCCAACACGTTGTTGAGTGGAAAGGGCAACAAACAGAGCTGACAAAAAATGAATTTTACTTATTAGAGTGTTTAATGAAACAAGCGAATCAATATGTAACGCGTGAAGAATTGTTAGAAGCTCTATGGGATGAAGTAGCTTTTGTTGATGATAATACACTGACTGTGAATGTAAAGCGCGTAAGGAAGAAACTAGAGGAGCTAGGTATTAAAAATGCGATTGTAACGAAACGTGGATACGGTTATGCGCTTCTTACAGAGTGGAGTGAAGGGCATGCAGGTTAA
- a CDS encoding ribosomal-processing cysteine protease Prp gives MIKITISRTKLGSIQSFKMTGHAEYAPHGQDLVCAGTTAVVFGSINAVEELCNVQATIELGSDGGFLTYELPNDLDVHAAEKAQTLLEGLVVSLKTIELDYGKYIRLIEKVQEV, from the coding sequence ATGATTAAAATTACGATAAGTCGCACGAAATTAGGAAGTATCCAATCATTTAAAATGACTGGACATGCCGAGTATGCGCCACATGGACAAGACCTTGTCTGTGCTGGAACTACAGCGGTTGTGTTTGGTTCTATAAATGCAGTGGAAGAGCTTTGTAATGTGCAGGCAACTATTGAACTCGGAAGTGATGGTGGATTCTTAACTTATGAATTGCCTAATGATTTAGACGTTCATGCAGCAGAAAAAGCTCAAACGCTTTTAGAAGGATTAGTTGTTTCGCTAAAGACGATCGAACTTGATTACGGAAAGTATATCCGTTTAATAGAAAAAGTGCAGGAGGTGTAA
- the rplU gene encoding 50S ribosomal protein L21, giving the protein MYAIIETGGKQIKVEAGQAIYIEKLDVEAGETVTFDKVLFVGGENVKVGSPVVEGATVTAKVEKQGRAKKIIVFKYKAKKNNRKKQGHRQPYTKLVVEAINA; this is encoded by the coding sequence ATGTACGCAATTATCGAAACAGGTGGAAAACAAATTAAAGTTGAAGCTGGTCAAGCAATCTACATTGAAAAATTAGATGTTGAAGCTGGTGAAACTGTTACTTTTGACAAAGTTCTTTTCGTTGGTGGCGAAAACGTTAAAGTTGGTAGCCCAGTTGTAGAAGGCGCAACAGTGACTGCTAAAGTTGAAAAACAAGGTCGCGCTAAGAAAATCATCGTTTTCAAATACAAAGCGAAAAAGAACAATCGTAAGAAACAAGGTCATCGTCAACCTTACACTAAGCTAGTTGTTGAAGCTATCAACGCTTAA